A genomic region of Anopheles coustani chromosome 3, idAnoCousDA_361_x.2, whole genome shotgun sequence contains the following coding sequences:
- the LOC131271689 gene encoding uncharacterized protein LOC131271689 isoform X1 has translation MSCQQASRTQEDPYAFTESAPLQANSLVYANHSSAVSNSSINNSTSTSGNALAANSNTTIVSSGASLLLATSVSNGNAAKDNVVVTTPSQQLRVGSSPTLKVRYNGVVATTPATAVAGVQRTSSAVAVTQPFTKPAVQIRQQQSPLQYTVAQSQQPMVTVGKQSKKVAPQQKSPMVTAVVASGPKVVSPLQQQPRVLQQQSTVLSTAGGSILKFIKIPPQQLGKGVSASGTLPQGSFIQVTTSGTDGARKLLATTGNTGMNTNSISVTNTATPAVITTANRNISGVPTVPSVSPTKIRLIQPQSQGKIYLQAPNNGSLSGTTHISNPISIAALRNSLVKQQQQQQVTQLQQQVVQVPPQSLGQQLKQQQIIQQSPSRSQLQGTQQALQLQQTQQSQLLLQQTKQKQALSNAIAFQNQQQFQTKQAPKPLLQASSTISLQSQQKQEGVVNSSTQGPTQHVRQVQSQKSALQINHSSQAVQIQQQKQSLLVQQQQQQQQQQTKQLSSPPQQQQASQRKQLQLPQTKGGRQGTQQTPPKPSGSLSSPGSSPIMTGVANGSLLVKVNSSPVVGAVNTTGVSKTATLLDNQALPSARRSSGQQSLLIGAATEKVLSQQQTLVTNSAAADSTLSRSPLSVMVSEAKKEIAASPADHVFGSINEQASRLEANVVNERNGGAKIKQQSGRKSVTKTTAKQPKAGKRTYNQRLVEERQGKPKCAPLPTSLVMSLGSVPGAAASGPEPESFQAAFAKMARPAAPETYRGGVECKPAFSSSSMPTPKSTKVKKESARKLFGADCNQQDGGEMKPVKLKFVAPKVPGAVAVPITRPKVREWHAPGAYMFDLKDPGDESDDDVYEERPNTLSFWYEESIAITAVPNSTTGWGMNPRQASGMRGGRNNKHTDSLHDVKFQIRMLTRDERLELKKAYLQRRVVQCRNGLRMRHISTAKRKLESMATLIKRLDKRRQQAMTQESEKPKCIHEGCGQSALVMTSHCYNHITENKDQRLFQRCTAKFADNSQCRQPVFDISHELVLCKEHAWKHDNHDKMSQEVRSQKKSPSVAAAVLAATTVTSGAPTSSTLIASRKKVKSAPPVVVVRPQKRPKKKKKLSPLQQQLQLHQQHYKQFVTVNQQQHAHCVPPNQTASVQGNVVVQSPANIVYQQQQQQQPLHQQQQQQQLQQQQQQQQQQQQQQQHQQQHQQQQQQQQQLQQQQQHQQHQQQQQQQQQQQQQQHHQQQQHQQQQQQQQQQQHQQQQQHQQQQQQQQQHQQQQQQQHQQHQHLQHTQHKAMVNATYNNRMVQPLLTVEHTVPVYEHDRRPFVANGGMVDSVPVKQQQSNTMVLHQNVPLSNGVQHIPLMNADNSQSHGIIGSTVYHAQQDDTPMQLVDHTLQQQHSQEHEILKLDHHHQQLPDEQLMLNYMQEQQLQLQQQQHQHHHQQQQQKQQMLQQQQQQLQYNNGPHSMQPMLNTSTNQDLLTICENSSAYASSEDTGVGGLSESELMATQEVIEEIIPFEIGNLLNTNVLSQLAPDALNELLFASGDQEEHDTSTAFEGTTREVEDDIERALEHVKSLDDMAVESANFLGDFLENVDDEMLDGADICSTEQMLQSPNNGNDIRGLVHTLEHDTSILPYSTRAS, from the exons ATGTCATGTCAGCAAGCATCCAGAACCCAGGAGGATCCGTACGCGTTCACGGAATCGGCACCATTGCAGGCAAACTCACTGGTGTACGCAAATCACTCGAGTGCCGTTAGCAATAGCAGTATCAATAatagcaccagcaccagcggaAATGCACTCGCCGCCAACTCCAATACGACCATCGTCTCATCCGGGGCCAGTTTGTTGCTCGCGACATCCGTCTCGAATGGCAATGCTGCGAAGGATAATGTTGTCGTGACCACCCCATCCCAGCAGCTACGGGTCGGGTCATCACCGACACTAAAAGTTCGCTACAATGGCGTAGTAGCGACTACGCCAGCAACAGCCGTGGCAGGTGTGCAGAGAACGTCCTCAGCTGTTGCGGTAACACAACCATTTACGAAACCAGCTGTGCAGATACGGCAACAGCAGTCTCCGCTCCAATACACCGTAGCTCAGTCCCAGCAACCGATGGTTACTGTCGGGAAGCAGTCTAAGAAGGTAGCCCCGCAGCAGAAATCACCGATGGTTACCGCGGTCGTAGCCAGTGGGCCCAAAGTGGTATCtccgctgcagcagcagccgcgAGTTTTACAGCAACAATCGACCGTCCTGTCGACGGCCGGTGGTTCCATACTGAAGTTCATCAAAATTCCTCCCCAACAGCTGGGCAAAGGCGTGTCTGCTAGTGGTACACTGCCCCAGGGAAGCTTCATTCAGGTGACCACAAGCGGTACCGACGGGGCAAGGAAATTACTGGCAACAACCGGTAACACTGGAATGAATACAAACTCGATTTCGGTGACAAATACCGCAACACCGGCTGTCATCACTACGGCTAATCGGAATATCTCGGGTGTTCCGACGGTTCCTTCAGTTTCACCGACAAAAATTCGGCTTATTCAACCACAGTCTCAGGGTAAAATTTATCTGCAAGCGCCAAACAACGGCAGCCTGTCAGGGACTACTCACATTTCGAATCCGATAAGTATAGCAGCACTGAGAAACTCGCTCgttaaacaacaacagcagcaacaggttACTCAGTTGCAACAGCAGGTCGTACAAGTTCCACCACAATCACTTGGGCAACAACTGAAGCAACAACAAATCATCCAGCAATCCCCATCGCGATCACAGCTTCAGGGAACGCAGCAGGCATTGCAACTGCAACAAACTCAACAATCTCAGCTGCTTCTTCagcaaacgaagcaaaaacaagCGCTGAGTAATGCCATCGCTTTTCAGAATCAGCAACAGTTTCAAACAAAGCAGGCTCCAAAGCCGTTGCTACAAGCGTCCTCGACTATATCCCTGCAATCGCAGCAAAAACAAGAAGGAGTCGTTAATTCATCGACCCAAGGCCCGACTCAGCACGTTAGGCAAGTTCAATCGCAAAAATCAGCTTTGCAAATAAATCACTCGTCGCAGGCAGTGCAAATACAGCAACAAAAACAGTCATTGctggtgcagcagcagcagcagcaacagcaacagcagacaAAACAACTGTCGTCTCCTCCACAGCAACAACAAGCATCGCAGCGAAAGCAACTACAGTTGCCACAAACGAAAGGAGGGCGCCAGGGAACGCAGCAAACACCGCCGAAACCTTCTGGATCTTTATCCTCGCCAGGTTCCTCTCCGATCATGACGGGCGTAGCGAATGGATCACTCCTTGTAAAGGTGAACAGTAGCCCGGTCGTTGGCGCCGTAAATACGACGGGGGTGAGCAAAACTGCAACTTTGCTCGACAATCAAGCACTACCGTCGGCACGACGCTCCTCCGGGCAGCAAAGTTTGCTGATCGGAGCAGCCACGGAGAAAGTGTTATCACAGCAACAGACGCTGGTGACAAAcagtgctgctgctgatagTACGCTGTCGCGCAGTCCATTGAGCGTGATGGTGTCCGAGGCGAAAAAGGAGATAGCTGCAAGCCCTGCCGACCATGTCTTCGGATCGATTAACGAACAAGCCAGTAGACTGGAGGCGAACGTCGTGAACGAACGGAACGGTGGTGCGAAGATAAAGCAACAGTCCGGTCGAAAGTCGGTTACCAAAACGACTGCAAAGCAGCCGAAAGCCGGCAAGCGTACGTACAATCAACGTTTGGTCGAAGAACGGCAGGGAAAACCAAAATGCGCTCCATTGCCCACTTCACTCGTGATGTCATTAGGCAGCGTTCCGGGCGCGGCAGCTAGTGGACCTGAACCCGAATCGTTTCAGGCTGCGTTTGCAAAAATGGCGCGTCCCGCGGCTCCCGAAACGTACCGTGGTGGGGTAGAATGCAAACCCgcgttctcctcctcctccatgcCCACCCCAAAGTCAACAAAAGTGAAGAAGGAAAGCGCTCGGAAACTGTTCGGTGCCGATTGCAATCAGCAGGACGGCGGTGAGATGAAACCAGTGAAGCTGAAGTTTGTCGCTCCTAAGGTTCCGGGTGCGGTCGCCGTGCCAATAACTCGTCCCAAGGTGAGGGAATGGCATGCACCAGGCGCGTACATGTTCGATCTGAAGGATCCGGGCGATGAGTCGGACGACGACGTGTACGAAGAGCGCCCCAACACGCTCTCCTTCTGGTACGAGGAATCGATAGCGATCACCGCCGTACCCAACAGTACGACAGGATGGGGAATGAATCCGCGGCAGGCGAGTGGTATGCGAGGTGGCAggaacaacaaacacacggaCAGTTTGCACGACGTCAAGTTCCAGATACGTATGTTGACGCGCGACGAACGGCTGGAGCTGAAAAAGGCCTACCTACAGCGGCGGGTGGTCCAGTGTCGCAATGGGCTGCGGATGCGACACATTTCAACCGCGAAGAGGAAGCTCGAATCTATGGCTACGCTGATCAAAAGGTTGGATAAGCGGCGACAGCAGGCGATGACCCAGGAAAg CGAAAAGCCGAAGTGCATCCACGAAGGCTGTGGTCAGTCTGCTCTCGTTATGACGTCGCACTGCTATAATCACATAACGGAAAACAAGGACCAGCGCCTGTTCCAGCGTTGTACTGCCAAGTTCGCAGACAACAGTCAGTGCAGGCAGCCGGTGTTCGACATCAGCCACGAGCTGGTGCTGTGTAAGGAACATGCTTGGAAGCACGACAATCACGACAAGATGTCACAGGAGGTGCGCTCGCAGAAGAAATCGCCTTCGGTGGCCGCGGCCGTTTTGGCAGCTACGACTGTGACATCGGGCGCTCCTACGAGCTCGACCCTGATTGCGTCTCGTAAGAAGGTAAAATCCGCTCCTCCAGTGGTTGTGGTGCGTCCTCAAAAGCGaccgaaaaagaagaagaagctgtCTCCACTACAACAGCAGTTGCAGCTGCACCAGCAGCACTACAAACAGTTTGTTACTGTCAACCAACAGCAGCATGCCCATTGTGTACCTCCAAACCAGACGGCTAGTGTACAGGGTAATGTGGTCGTTCAATCACCTGCCAACATCGTttaccagcaacagcagcagcaacagccgctacatcagcaacaacagcagcagcaactgcagcagcaacagcagcagcaacagcagcagcaacagcagcagcaacaccagcagcaacaccagcagcaacagcagcagcaacagcagctacagcagcaacaacagcatcaacagcatcaacagcagcaacaacagcagcaacagcagcagcaacagcagcaccatcagcaacagcagcaccagcagcaacagcagcaacagcagcaacagcagcaccagcagcaacagcagcaccagcagcaacagcagcaacagcaacagcaccagcagcaacagcagcaacagcaccagcagcaccagcacctaCAACATACGCAGCATAAAGCGATGGTTAATGCTACGTATAATAATAGAATGGTTCAACCCCTGCTAACTGTAGAGCACACGGTGCCGGTTTATGAGCATGATAGGCGGCCGTTCGTGGCAAATGGTGGAATGGTGGATTCTGTTCCGGTCAAACAGCAACAGAGCAACACGATGGTCCTGCACCAAAACGTCCCGCTCAGCAACGGAGTTCAGCACATTCCGCTGATGAATGCTGACAACAGCCAGTCACACGGTATCATCGGATCGACGGTATATCATGCCCAGCAAGACGACACTCCAATGCAGCTTGTCGATCATACGTTACAGCAACAGCACAGCCAAGAACACGAAATCCTCAAGCTagaccaccaccatcagcagctgCCCGATGAACAGCTGATGCTGAACTACATGCAAGAACAGCAACTACAgctccaacagcagcagcatcaacaccaccaccagcagcagcagcaaaagcagcaaatgcttcaacaacaacaacaacaactgcaATACAACAACGGGCCGCACTCGATGCAGCCCATGCTGAACACATCCACCAACCAGGATCTGCTGACGATCTGTGAGAACAGTTCCGCCTATGCAAGCTCCGAGGATACCGGCGTCGGAGGCTTATCGGAATCAGAACTGATGGCAACGCAAGAAGTGATAG AGGAGATTATACCGTTCGAAATCGGTAACCTGCTCAACACCAATGTGCTCAGTCAGCTGGCACCGGACGCATTGAACGAGCTGCTGTTTGCTAGCGGCG
- the LOC131271689 gene encoding uncharacterized protein LOC131271689 isoform X2 — MSCQQASRTQEDPYAFTESAPLQANSLVYANHSSAVSNSSINNSTSTSGNALAANSNTTIVSSGASLLLATSVSNGNAAKDNVVVTTPSQQLRVGSSPTLKVRYNGVVATTPATAVAGVQRTSSAVAVTQPFTKPAVQIRQQQSPLQYTVAQSQQPMVTVGKQSKKVAPQQKSPMVTAVVASGPKVVSPLQQQPRVLQQQSTVLSTAGGSILKFIKIPPQQLGKGVSASGTLPQGSFIQVTTSGTDGARKLLATTGNTGMNTNSISVTNTATPAVITTANRNISGVPTVPSVSPTKIRLIQPQSQGKIYLQAPNNGSLSGTTHISNPISIAALRNSLVKQQQQQQVTQLQQQVVQVPPQSLGQQLKQQQIIQQSPSRSQLQGTQQALQLQQTQQSQLLLQQTKQKQALSNAIAFQNQQQFQTKQAPKPLLQASSTISLQSQQKQEGVVNSSTQGPTQHVRQVQSQKSALQINHSSQAVQIQQQKQSLLVQQQQQQQQQQTKQLSSPPQQQQASQRKQLQLPQTKGGRQGTQQTPPKPSGSLSSPGSSPIMTGVANGSLLVKVNSSPVVGAVNTTGVSKTATLLDNQALPSARRSSGQQSLLIGAATEKVLSQQQTLVTNSAAADSTLSRSPLSVMVSEAKKEIAASPADHVFGSINEQASRLEANVVNERNGGAKIKQQSGRKSVTKTTAKQPKAGKRTYNQRLVEERQGKPKCAPLPTSLVMSLGSVPGAAASGPEPESFQAAFAKMARPAAPETYRGGVECKPAFSSSSMPTPKSTKVKKESARKLFGADCNQQDGGEMKPVKLKFVAPKVPGAVAVPITRPKVREWHAPGAYMFDLKDPGDESDDDVYEERPNTLSFWYEESIAITAVPNSTTGWGMNPRQASGMRGGRNNKHTDSLHDVKFQIRMLTRDERLELKKAYLQRRVVQCRNGLRMRHISTAKRKLESMATLIKRLDKRRQQAMTQESEKPKCIHEGCGQSALVMTSHCYNHITENKDQRLFQRCTAKFADNSQCRQPVFDISHELVLCKEHAWKHDNHDKMSQEVRSQKKSPSVAAAVLAATTVTSGAPTSSTLIASRKKVKSAPPVVVVRPQKRPKKKKKLSPLQQQLQLHQQHYKQFVTVNQQQHAHCVPPNQTASVQGNVVVQSPANIVYQQQQQQQPLHQQQQQQQLQQQQQQQQQQQQQQQHQQQHQQQQQQQQQLQQQQQHQQHQQQQQQQQQQQQQQHHQQQQHQQQQQQQQQQQHQQQQQHQQQQQQQQQHQQQQQQQHQQHQHLQHTQHKAMVNATYNNRMVQPLLTVEHTVPVYEHDRRPFVANGGMVDSVPVKQQQSNTMVLHQNVPLSNGVQHIPLMNADNSQSHGIIGSTVYHAQQDDTPMQLVDHTLQQQHSQEHEILKLDHHHQQLPDEQLMLNYMQEQQLQLQQQQHQHHHQQQQQKQQMLQQQQQQLQYNNGPHSMQPMLNTSTNQDLLTICENSSAYASSEDTGVGGLSESELMATQEVIEEIIPFEIGNLLNTNVLSQLAPDALNELLFASGDQEEHDTSTAFEGTTREVEDDIERALEHVKSLDDMAVESANFLGDFLENVDDEMLDGADICSTEQMLQSPNNGNDIRGLVHTSSSCWNFPCI; from the exons ATGTCATGTCAGCAAGCATCCAGAACCCAGGAGGATCCGTACGCGTTCACGGAATCGGCACCATTGCAGGCAAACTCACTGGTGTACGCAAATCACTCGAGTGCCGTTAGCAATAGCAGTATCAATAatagcaccagcaccagcggaAATGCACTCGCCGCCAACTCCAATACGACCATCGTCTCATCCGGGGCCAGTTTGTTGCTCGCGACATCCGTCTCGAATGGCAATGCTGCGAAGGATAATGTTGTCGTGACCACCCCATCCCAGCAGCTACGGGTCGGGTCATCACCGACACTAAAAGTTCGCTACAATGGCGTAGTAGCGACTACGCCAGCAACAGCCGTGGCAGGTGTGCAGAGAACGTCCTCAGCTGTTGCGGTAACACAACCATTTACGAAACCAGCTGTGCAGATACGGCAACAGCAGTCTCCGCTCCAATACACCGTAGCTCAGTCCCAGCAACCGATGGTTACTGTCGGGAAGCAGTCTAAGAAGGTAGCCCCGCAGCAGAAATCACCGATGGTTACCGCGGTCGTAGCCAGTGGGCCCAAAGTGGTATCtccgctgcagcagcagccgcgAGTTTTACAGCAACAATCGACCGTCCTGTCGACGGCCGGTGGTTCCATACTGAAGTTCATCAAAATTCCTCCCCAACAGCTGGGCAAAGGCGTGTCTGCTAGTGGTACACTGCCCCAGGGAAGCTTCATTCAGGTGACCACAAGCGGTACCGACGGGGCAAGGAAATTACTGGCAACAACCGGTAACACTGGAATGAATACAAACTCGATTTCGGTGACAAATACCGCAACACCGGCTGTCATCACTACGGCTAATCGGAATATCTCGGGTGTTCCGACGGTTCCTTCAGTTTCACCGACAAAAATTCGGCTTATTCAACCACAGTCTCAGGGTAAAATTTATCTGCAAGCGCCAAACAACGGCAGCCTGTCAGGGACTACTCACATTTCGAATCCGATAAGTATAGCAGCACTGAGAAACTCGCTCgttaaacaacaacagcagcaacaggttACTCAGTTGCAACAGCAGGTCGTACAAGTTCCACCACAATCACTTGGGCAACAACTGAAGCAACAACAAATCATCCAGCAATCCCCATCGCGATCACAGCTTCAGGGAACGCAGCAGGCATTGCAACTGCAACAAACTCAACAATCTCAGCTGCTTCTTCagcaaacgaagcaaaaacaagCGCTGAGTAATGCCATCGCTTTTCAGAATCAGCAACAGTTTCAAACAAAGCAGGCTCCAAAGCCGTTGCTACAAGCGTCCTCGACTATATCCCTGCAATCGCAGCAAAAACAAGAAGGAGTCGTTAATTCATCGACCCAAGGCCCGACTCAGCACGTTAGGCAAGTTCAATCGCAAAAATCAGCTTTGCAAATAAATCACTCGTCGCAGGCAGTGCAAATACAGCAACAAAAACAGTCATTGctggtgcagcagcagcagcagcaacagcaacagcagacaAAACAACTGTCGTCTCCTCCACAGCAACAACAAGCATCGCAGCGAAAGCAACTACAGTTGCCACAAACGAAAGGAGGGCGCCAGGGAACGCAGCAAACACCGCCGAAACCTTCTGGATCTTTATCCTCGCCAGGTTCCTCTCCGATCATGACGGGCGTAGCGAATGGATCACTCCTTGTAAAGGTGAACAGTAGCCCGGTCGTTGGCGCCGTAAATACGACGGGGGTGAGCAAAACTGCAACTTTGCTCGACAATCAAGCACTACCGTCGGCACGACGCTCCTCCGGGCAGCAAAGTTTGCTGATCGGAGCAGCCACGGAGAAAGTGTTATCACAGCAACAGACGCTGGTGACAAAcagtgctgctgctgatagTACGCTGTCGCGCAGTCCATTGAGCGTGATGGTGTCCGAGGCGAAAAAGGAGATAGCTGCAAGCCCTGCCGACCATGTCTTCGGATCGATTAACGAACAAGCCAGTAGACTGGAGGCGAACGTCGTGAACGAACGGAACGGTGGTGCGAAGATAAAGCAACAGTCCGGTCGAAAGTCGGTTACCAAAACGACTGCAAAGCAGCCGAAAGCCGGCAAGCGTACGTACAATCAACGTTTGGTCGAAGAACGGCAGGGAAAACCAAAATGCGCTCCATTGCCCACTTCACTCGTGATGTCATTAGGCAGCGTTCCGGGCGCGGCAGCTAGTGGACCTGAACCCGAATCGTTTCAGGCTGCGTTTGCAAAAATGGCGCGTCCCGCGGCTCCCGAAACGTACCGTGGTGGGGTAGAATGCAAACCCgcgttctcctcctcctccatgcCCACCCCAAAGTCAACAAAAGTGAAGAAGGAAAGCGCTCGGAAACTGTTCGGTGCCGATTGCAATCAGCAGGACGGCGGTGAGATGAAACCAGTGAAGCTGAAGTTTGTCGCTCCTAAGGTTCCGGGTGCGGTCGCCGTGCCAATAACTCGTCCCAAGGTGAGGGAATGGCATGCACCAGGCGCGTACATGTTCGATCTGAAGGATCCGGGCGATGAGTCGGACGACGACGTGTACGAAGAGCGCCCCAACACGCTCTCCTTCTGGTACGAGGAATCGATAGCGATCACCGCCGTACCCAACAGTACGACAGGATGGGGAATGAATCCGCGGCAGGCGAGTGGTATGCGAGGTGGCAggaacaacaaacacacggaCAGTTTGCACGACGTCAAGTTCCAGATACGTATGTTGACGCGCGACGAACGGCTGGAGCTGAAAAAGGCCTACCTACAGCGGCGGGTGGTCCAGTGTCGCAATGGGCTGCGGATGCGACACATTTCAACCGCGAAGAGGAAGCTCGAATCTATGGCTACGCTGATCAAAAGGTTGGATAAGCGGCGACAGCAGGCGATGACCCAGGAAAg CGAAAAGCCGAAGTGCATCCACGAAGGCTGTGGTCAGTCTGCTCTCGTTATGACGTCGCACTGCTATAATCACATAACGGAAAACAAGGACCAGCGCCTGTTCCAGCGTTGTACTGCCAAGTTCGCAGACAACAGTCAGTGCAGGCAGCCGGTGTTCGACATCAGCCACGAGCTGGTGCTGTGTAAGGAACATGCTTGGAAGCACGACAATCACGACAAGATGTCACAGGAGGTGCGCTCGCAGAAGAAATCGCCTTCGGTGGCCGCGGCCGTTTTGGCAGCTACGACTGTGACATCGGGCGCTCCTACGAGCTCGACCCTGATTGCGTCTCGTAAGAAGGTAAAATCCGCTCCTCCAGTGGTTGTGGTGCGTCCTCAAAAGCGaccgaaaaagaagaagaagctgtCTCCACTACAACAGCAGTTGCAGCTGCACCAGCAGCACTACAAACAGTTTGTTACTGTCAACCAACAGCAGCATGCCCATTGTGTACCTCCAAACCAGACGGCTAGTGTACAGGGTAATGTGGTCGTTCAATCACCTGCCAACATCGTttaccagcaacagcagcagcaacagccgctacatcagcaacaacagcagcagcaactgcagcagcaacagcagcagcaacagcagcagcaacagcagcagcaacaccagcagcaacaccagcagcaacagcagcagcaacagcagctacagcagcaacaacagcatcaacagcatcaacagcagcaacaacagcagcaacagcagcagcaacagcagcaccatcagcaacagcagcaccagcagcaacagcagcaacagcagcaacagcagcaccagcagcaacagcagcaccagcagcaacagcagcaacagcaacagcaccagcagcaacagcagcaacagcaccagcagcaccagcacctaCAACATACGCAGCATAAAGCGATGGTTAATGCTACGTATAATAATAGAATGGTTCAACCCCTGCTAACTGTAGAGCACACGGTGCCGGTTTATGAGCATGATAGGCGGCCGTTCGTGGCAAATGGTGGAATGGTGGATTCTGTTCCGGTCAAACAGCAACAGAGCAACACGATGGTCCTGCACCAAAACGTCCCGCTCAGCAACGGAGTTCAGCACATTCCGCTGATGAATGCTGACAACAGCCAGTCACACGGTATCATCGGATCGACGGTATATCATGCCCAGCAAGACGACACTCCAATGCAGCTTGTCGATCATACGTTACAGCAACAGCACAGCCAAGAACACGAAATCCTCAAGCTagaccaccaccatcagcagctgCCCGATGAACAGCTGATGCTGAACTACATGCAAGAACAGCAACTACAgctccaacagcagcagcatcaacaccaccaccagcagcagcagcaaaagcagcaaatgcttcaacaacaacaacaacaactgcaATACAACAACGGGCCGCACTCGATGCAGCCCATGCTGAACACATCCACCAACCAGGATCTGCTGACGATCTGTGAGAACAGTTCCGCCTATGCAAGCTCCGAGGATACCGGCGTCGGAGGCTTATCGGAATCAGAACTGATGGCAACGCAAGAAGTGATAG AGGAGATTATACCGTTCGAAATCGGTAACCTGCTCAACACCAATGTGCTCAGTCAGCTGGCACCGGACGCATTGAACGAGCTGCTGTTTGCTAGCGGCG